Proteins from a single region of Geothrix sp. PMB-07:
- a CDS encoding M1 family metallopeptidase, whose product MHRPDPHSYYDAAQPKARRLRLRLGVDFKAKRIDGEVVLEFGSAFAGPIDLDTKGLEILSVQVPGQGPVAWELGSVDAILGQRLSIQAREGTQEVAITYRTGPDAMALQWLDPEQTEGKVAPYLFSQCQQIHARTMVPCQDTPVARIAYQAEVIVPEGLTAVMSAGPAGDEALPDGRHLYRFNMPQPIPSYLMALAVGRLESRDLSPRARVWAEPETVAAAAWEFAGVEDMILKAEGLFGAYPWDRYDMLVLPPSFPYGGMENPRMTFLTPTLLAGDRSLVDVVAHELAHSWTGNLVTNASMEHFWLNEGFTVWAERRILRILHGDDAAALGWAMGQKALEDSLARFKNEPHLTVLRLHLEGIDPDDAFSSIPYEKGARLVAALEKEVGEDRFLRFIREYMDAFRFTSITTEQWCAFVDAKLPGALKAVNASAYLDKPGLPETAPEFHSVQLDTLTVLAESWTDGGRPSAHQIASWKPAELQVYLQKLPRQLTQADCAWLDEHFKLMGRGNHEILVEWLTLAAAAEYEPAFPRIREVLMRVGRMKYLRPLYGALGQHARTRALAREIFAAASPGYHGLSRRVVQSVLEAYPA is encoded by the coding sequence ATGCACCGCCCCGATCCGCATTCCTACTACGATGCCGCCCAACCCAAGGCCCGCCGCCTGCGGCTTAGGCTGGGCGTGGATTTCAAAGCCAAACGCATCGACGGCGAAGTGGTGCTGGAATTCGGCAGCGCCTTTGCCGGGCCCATCGATCTCGACACCAAGGGCCTGGAGATCCTGTCTGTGCAGGTGCCAGGCCAGGGCCCCGTCGCCTGGGAACTCGGCAGCGTGGACGCCATCCTCGGCCAGCGCCTCAGCATCCAGGCGCGCGAAGGCACGCAGGAAGTGGCCATCACCTACCGCACGGGCCCTGACGCCATGGCCCTGCAGTGGCTGGATCCCGAACAGACCGAAGGCAAGGTGGCACCCTACCTCTTCAGCCAGTGCCAGCAGATCCACGCCCGCACCATGGTGCCCTGCCAGGACACGCCCGTGGCCCGCATCGCCTACCAGGCGGAGGTCATTGTGCCTGAGGGGCTCACCGCCGTGATGTCTGCGGGCCCCGCGGGCGATGAGGCCCTGCCCGACGGCCGTCACCTCTACCGCTTCAACATGCCCCAGCCCATTCCTTCCTACCTCATGGCCCTGGCCGTGGGCCGACTGGAATCCCGCGACCTCAGCCCCCGCGCCCGCGTGTGGGCCGAGCCGGAAACGGTGGCCGCCGCCGCCTGGGAGTTCGCGGGCGTGGAAGACATGATCCTGAAGGCCGAGGGGCTTTTCGGCGCCTACCCCTGGGACCGCTACGACATGCTGGTGCTGCCGCCCTCCTTCCCCTACGGCGGCATGGAGAACCCGCGCATGACCTTCCTCACGCCCACCCTGCTGGCCGGTGACCGCAGCCTGGTGGACGTGGTGGCCCATGAGCTGGCCCACAGCTGGACGGGCAACCTGGTGACCAACGCGAGCATGGAGCACTTCTGGTTGAACGAGGGCTTCACGGTGTGGGCCGAGCGCCGCATCCTGCGCATCCTGCACGGCGATGACGCCGCGGCCCTGGGCTGGGCCATGGGACAGAAGGCCCTCGAAGACAGCCTGGCCCGCTTCAAGAACGAACCGCACCTCACCGTGCTGCGCCTGCACCTGGAAGGCATCGATCCCGATGACGCCTTCTCCAGCATCCCCTACGAAAAAGGCGCGCGCCTGGTGGCCGCGCTGGAGAAGGAGGTGGGCGAAGACCGCTTCCTCCGCTTCATCCGCGAGTACATGGATGCCTTCCGCTTCACGTCCATCACCACCGAACAATGGTGCGCCTTCGTGGACGCCAAATTGCCCGGCGCGTTGAAGGCTGTGAACGCCAGCGCCTACCTCGACAAGCCCGGCCTGCCGGAGACCGCTCCCGAGTTCCACAGCGTCCAGTTGGACACCCTCACGGTGCTGGCCGAAAGCTGGACCGATGGCGGCCGTCCCAGCGCGCATCAGATCGCCTCCTGGAAGCCTGCAGAGCTGCAGGTCTACCTCCAGAAGCTGCCCCGCCAACTCACCCAGGCCGACTGTGCCTGGCTGGATGAGCACTTCAAGCTCATGGGTCGCGGCAACCACGAGATCCTCGTGGAGTGGCTCACCCTGGCCGCCGCGGCCGAGTATGAACCCGCCTTCCCGCGCATTCGCGAGGTGCTGATGCGCGTGGGCCGCATGAAGTACCTGCGCCCGCTCTACGGGGCCCTGGGCCAGCATGCCCGTACCCGCGCCCTGGCCCGCGAGATCTTCGCCGCCGCCAGCCCCGGCTACCACGGTCTGTCGCGCCGCGTGGTCCAGTCCGTCCTCGAAGCTTATCCCGCGTAA
- a CDS encoding DUF4442 domain-containing protein — translation MSGESIRTRLARWGFNLWPCYRGTGGRVTFIASDWREIRVCLPLSWRTRNYVNTTFGGSLYGAVDPFFMLMLMKNLGPGYVVWDKAASIRFRKPGRSTLHATFRLDDSELEEIRRLLQAQPKVDRTYRIQLEDKAGAVHVEVDKVIHIALSRPS, via the coding sequence ATGAGCGGCGAGTCCATCCGCACCCGACTGGCACGCTGGGGGTTCAACCTCTGGCCCTGCTACCGGGGCACCGGCGGGCGGGTCACCTTCATCGCCAGCGACTGGCGGGAGATCCGCGTGTGCCTGCCCTTATCCTGGCGCACCCGCAACTACGTGAACACCACCTTCGGCGGCAGTCTGTACGGAGCCGTGGATCCCTTCTTCATGCTCATGCTCATGAAGAACCTGGGGCCGGGGTACGTCGTCTGGGACAAGGCCGCCTCCATCCGTTTCCGAAAACCGGGCCGAAGCACCCTCCACGCGACGTTTCGGTTGGATGATTCGGAACTGGAGGAGATCCGCCGCCTTCTCCAAGCGCAACCCAAGGTGGATCGCACCTACCGAATTCAGCTTGAAGACAAGGCCGGAGCGGTTCATGTCGAAGTTGACAAGGTCATCCACATAGCTCTGAGCCGACCTTCCTGA
- a CDS encoding OPT family oligopeptide transporter: MSQGFESQEIKGLPANARRALEPGEDYIPLVPQDGVPEVTPRAITMGLVFCAIFSMAAAYLALKVGQGIEAAIPIATLAVGLSRFFPRKNTILENVIVQSIGANSSHVVSGAAFTIPALYVLANTPGSGVPTPTLWQVCLVSFLGGCIGILFILPLRHHFMVENHGIFPWPEATATAEILVTGEKAGNQATELAVAAGIGALYDSLTSIFRVMGENITLKTVWVGTALRERFLAFNFLNNAATMGIGYIIGLRYSAVMAAGSIFSMFVLVPLFHAIGQHVPQIIAPGTRLISDMSPEQVFSAYIRIIGVGAIAGAGVMGVLASMPNMIRSIISNMKALLTGEKSDGTTFVPKRTDRTLTGGMITVGLVACALGTLLFLSFGLGIQKSFVPALVATGVIMLIAFFFAPVAARAIATIGTNPISGMTMLTLVITGGLMLKLHFSGGYGMFLTMMVGGIVCTALAASGAFSTDLKIGHWIGATPARQIGWKFVGTLVAALFTGIAMWLLANQKLPDGAYAIGTNALPAPQASAMKAILEGIFGTVSMPLRWYAFGLGIMLSIVLRMVELPALGFALGMYLPIELNTPLFLGGLMAHWVNRPKKGTSEADAKARENRGVLIASGLMAGGAIMGVIAAAIKAKDTWREGFPVLSEAQATGALGEWIGLIALVALALYVVVYSRRAKAEA; encoded by the coding sequence ATGTCCCAAGGATTTGAATCCCAGGAGATCAAAGGCCTGCCTGCCAATGCACGGCGGGCTTTGGAACCAGGCGAAGACTACATCCCGCTGGTGCCCCAGGACGGCGTGCCGGAAGTCACGCCCCGGGCCATCACCATGGGCCTCGTCTTCTGCGCCATCTTCAGCATGGCCGCGGCCTATCTGGCCCTGAAGGTGGGCCAGGGCATCGAAGCCGCCATCCCCATCGCGACCCTGGCGGTGGGCCTCAGCCGGTTCTTCCCCCGCAAGAACACCATCCTTGAGAACGTCATCGTCCAGTCCATCGGCGCCAACAGCAGCCACGTGGTGAGCGGCGCGGCCTTCACCATCCCGGCCCTCTACGTGCTGGCCAACACCCCCGGCAGCGGCGTGCCCACACCCACCCTCTGGCAGGTCTGCCTGGTGAGCTTCCTGGGTGGCTGCATCGGCATCCTCTTCATCCTGCCCCTGCGCCACCACTTCATGGTGGAGAACCACGGCATCTTCCCCTGGCCGGAAGCCACCGCCACGGCAGAGATCCTCGTGACCGGCGAGAAGGCCGGCAACCAGGCCACGGAACTGGCCGTCGCCGCAGGCATTGGCGCACTGTACGACTCTCTCACCAGCATCTTCCGCGTCATGGGCGAGAACATCACTCTGAAAACAGTGTGGGTGGGAACCGCGCTCCGGGAACGCTTCCTGGCCTTCAACTTCCTCAACAACGCCGCCACCATGGGCATCGGCTACATCATCGGCCTGCGCTACAGCGCCGTCATGGCCGCGGGCTCGATCTTCAGCATGTTCGTGCTGGTGCCCCTCTTCCACGCCATCGGCCAGCACGTGCCCCAGATCATCGCGCCGGGCACCAGGCTGATCTCGGACATGAGCCCCGAACAGGTCTTCTCCGCCTACATCCGCATCATCGGTGTGGGCGCCATCGCCGGCGCGGGCGTCATGGGCGTGCTGGCCTCCATGCCCAACATGATCCGTTCCATCATCAGCAACATGAAGGCGCTGCTCACCGGAGAAAAGTCCGATGGCACCACCTTCGTGCCCAAACGCACGGACCGCACCCTCACCGGCGGCATGATCACCGTGGGCCTGGTGGCCTGCGCCCTGGGCACCCTGCTCTTCCTCTCCTTCGGCCTGGGCATCCAGAAGTCCTTCGTGCCCGCCCTGGTGGCCACCGGCGTCATCATGCTCATCGCGTTCTTCTTCGCACCCGTGGCAGCCCGCGCCATTGCCACCATCGGCACCAACCCCATCAGCGGCATGACCATGCTCACCCTGGTCATCACGGGCGGCCTGATGCTGAAGCTGCACTTCTCCGGCGGCTACGGCATGTTCCTCACCATGATGGTGGGCGGCATCGTGTGCACGGCCCTGGCGGCCTCCGGCGCCTTCAGCACGGACCTCAAGATTGGCCACTGGATCGGCGCCACGCCCGCCCGCCAGATCGGTTGGAAGTTCGTGGGCACCCTCGTGGCTGCGCTGTTCACGGGCATCGCCATGTGGCTGCTGGCCAACCAGAAGCTGCCCGACGGCGCCTACGCCATCGGCACCAATGCCCTGCCCGCCCCCCAGGCCAGCGCCATGAAGGCCATCCTTGAAGGCATCTTCGGCACCGTGTCCATGCCCCTGCGCTGGTACGCCTTCGGCCTCGGCATCATGCTTTCCATCGTGCTGCGCATGGTCGAGCTACCAGCGCTGGGATTCGCGCTGGGCATGTACCTGCCCATCGAACTGAATACCCCCCTCTTCCTGGGCGGCCTCATGGCCCACTGGGTGAACCGGCCCAAGAAGGGCACCTCTGAAGCCGACGCCAAGGCCCGCGAAAACCGCGGCGTGCTCATCGCCAGCGGCCTCATGGCCGGCGGCGCCATCATGGGTGTCATCGCCGCGGCCATCAAGGCGAAGGACACCTGGCGCGAGGGCTTCCCTGTGCTCAGCGAGGCCCAGGCCACCGGCGCGCTCGGCGAGTGGATCGGCCTCATCGCCCTGGTGGCCCTGGCCCTCTACGTGGTGGTCTACAGCCGCCGAGCGAAAGCCGAAGCCTAG
- a CDS encoding dipeptidase: MRLKPLVLLATLLTAGAALDACTNLLVTKGASKDGSTMITYAADSHTLYGELYFKHGGRHLASEMRDIVEWDTGKFLGRIPEAPVTYTRVGNMNEHQLVIAETTFGGRKELQVPSGLVDYGSLIYIGLERAKTAREAIEVMTNLVETYGYASEGESFSIADPNEVWILEMIGKGKGQKGALWVAYKLPDGTISAHANQARIRQFPQNDPKSALFSKDLIPFARKAGYFKGEDKDFSFVDAYAPLSFGSLRGCEARVWSIFNRAAKSQHISMDYVKAEKGAKPMPLFVKPDQKLDVRDAMELMRDHFEGTDFDMTKDVGAGPYKLPYRWRPMGFKIDGQDYVHERAISTQQTGFSFVTQSRSWLPDPVGGVIWFGVDDTYLTVYQPISCGIKEAPKAFAEGTGNFNEFNWDSAFWTFNFVSNYTYTRWSDMIVDVQKVQREFEGGYLADQPEVDRMALDLYKQNPTLARDYLTQLAAKNSSQLMARWKKLGEFLIWKYLDGNVRNEKGEVTHPKAPEDWLRCIVKDHGDVIKVKKVEGLAPEEE; this comes from the coding sequence ATGCGCCTGAAACCCCTCGTCCTCCTGGCCACCCTGCTTACGGCAGGCGCGGCCCTGGATGCCTGCACCAACCTGCTCGTGACCAAGGGCGCGAGCAAGGACGGCTCCACCATGATCACCTACGCTGCCGACAGCCACACGCTGTACGGCGAGCTCTACTTCAAGCACGGCGGACGCCACCTGGCCTCCGAGATGCGCGACATCGTGGAATGGGACACGGGCAAGTTCCTGGGTCGCATTCCCGAAGCGCCGGTGACCTACACGCGCGTGGGCAACATGAACGAGCACCAGCTCGTCATCGCCGAGACCACGTTCGGCGGGCGCAAGGAGCTGCAGGTCCCCAGCGGCCTCGTGGATTACGGAAGCCTCATCTACATCGGCCTGGAGCGCGCCAAGACCGCCCGCGAGGCCATCGAAGTGATGACCAACCTGGTGGAGACCTACGGCTACGCCTCCGAGGGCGAGAGCTTCTCCATCGCCGATCCCAATGAAGTGTGGATCCTTGAAATGATCGGCAAGGGCAAGGGCCAGAAGGGCGCCCTCTGGGTGGCCTACAAACTGCCCGACGGCACCATCAGCGCCCACGCCAACCAGGCCCGCATCCGCCAGTTCCCCCAGAACGATCCCAAGTCGGCCCTCTTCAGCAAGGACCTCATCCCCTTCGCCCGCAAGGCCGGCTACTTCAAGGGCGAGGACAAGGATTTCAGCTTCGTGGACGCCTATGCGCCCCTGAGCTTCGGATCGCTGCGCGGCTGCGAGGCCCGGGTGTGGAGCATCTTCAACCGCGCCGCCAAGAGCCAGCACATCAGCATGGATTACGTGAAGGCCGAGAAGGGCGCCAAGCCCATGCCGCTCTTCGTGAAGCCCGACCAGAAGCTGGACGTGCGCGACGCCATGGAGCTCATGCGCGATCACTTCGAAGGCACGGATTTCGACATGACCAAGGATGTGGGTGCCGGGCCCTACAAGCTGCCCTACCGCTGGCGGCCCATGGGCTTCAAGATCGACGGCCAGGACTACGTTCACGAGCGCGCCATCTCCACCCAGCAGACGGGCTTCTCCTTCGTGACCCAGAGCCGCTCCTGGCTGCCCGATCCCGTGGGCGGCGTGATCTGGTTTGGCGTGGACGACACCTACCTCACCGTCTACCAGCCCATTTCCTGTGGCATCAAGGAGGCTCCCAAGGCCTTCGCCGAAGGCACCGGCAATTTCAATGAGTTCAACTGGGACAGCGCCTTCTGGACCTTCAACTTCGTGTCCAACTACACCTACACCCGCTGGAGCGACATGATCGTCGATGTCCAGAAGGTGCAGCGCGAATTCGAGGGCGGTTACCTCGCCGACCAGCCCGAAGTGGATCGCATGGCCCTCGACCTCTACAAGCAGAACCCCACCCTGGCCCGTGACTACCTGACCCAGCTGGCCGCCAAGAACTCCAGCCAGCTCATGGCCCGCTGGAAGAAGCTGGGCGAGTTCCTCATTTGGAAGTACCTGGATGGCAACGTGCGCAATGAGAAGGGTGAAGTGACCCATCCCAAGGCCCCCGAGGATTGGTTGCGCTGCATCGTCAAGGACCACGGCGACGTCATCAAGGTGAAGAAAGTCGAAGGTCTGGCCCCCGAAGAAGAATAG
- a CDS encoding M13 family metallopeptidase has protein sequence MASPLRASLALSLGLAAFVLAAQSKPGIDPANLDATVKPCEDFYAYANGGWLKSHSIPSDKPRFGAFEEVSERNRAILQKILTETSAKTTWAKGSIEQKVGDFYASGMDEAAIAKRGLDPLKPVLARIDGLKDNKQLPALLAELHSQGLSSGFGFFVGQDAKQSTRYMGSLNQGGTGLPDRDYYLKDDARSKEIRTKYEAHIARMFELAGEAPAQAAAHAKEVLALETRLAQAQWTRVELRNPQKRYNKRTLDQVVQEAPGFDWKGYFAGRGVQLEDLNLSQPSFFQAFGKLTTEVPAAQWQTYLRWHAISSCASLLPKPFGDESFAFHGKILNGTPEQEPRAKRVEAVTDNTLGEALGQLYVKVAFPPEAKKKVLEMVENLRVALRERITNLDWMGEETKAQAIKKLNAFGVKIGYPDKWKTYPFDVQRDDYFGNVRRASAHRIQENLKKLGKPIDRTEWGMTPPTVNAYYSPTMNEIVFPAGILQPPFFDAAADDAVNYGSLGFVIGHEMTHGFDDSGSQFDAEGNLKNWWTDADKKAYESRTDLVVQQYDAYEPLKGEHVNGKLTLGENIADIGGLKIAFAAYQNSLKGKAAPTPIDGFTGPQRFFLGAATVWRNHIREAALSVRLKTDPHSPGQQRVNGPLSNLPEFYEAFGCADGQPMKRDAKVRPAIW, from the coding sequence ATGGCATCCCCCCTTCGCGCCTCCCTCGCCCTCAGTCTCGGACTCGCGGCCTTCGTTCTTGCCGCCCAATCCAAGCCCGGCATCGATCCCGCGAACCTCGATGCGACGGTGAAACCTTGTGAGGATTTCTACGCCTACGCCAACGGCGGCTGGCTCAAGAGCCACAGCATCCCTTCGGACAAGCCCCGCTTCGGCGCATTTGAAGAAGTGAGCGAGCGGAACCGCGCCATCCTCCAGAAGATCCTCACCGAGACCAGCGCCAAGACCACCTGGGCCAAGGGCAGCATCGAGCAGAAGGTGGGTGATTTCTATGCCTCGGGCATGGATGAGGCCGCCATCGCCAAGCGCGGCCTCGATCCCCTCAAGCCTGTCCTGGCCCGCATCGATGGCCTGAAGGACAACAAGCAGCTCCCCGCCCTGCTTGCCGAACTGCATAGTCAGGGGCTGTCCAGCGGCTTCGGCTTCTTCGTGGGCCAGGACGCCAAGCAGTCCACCCGCTACATGGGCTCCCTGAACCAGGGCGGCACCGGCCTGCCTGACCGGGACTACTACCTGAAGGACGATGCCCGCAGCAAGGAGATCCGCACCAAATACGAAGCTCACATCGCGCGGATGTTCGAGCTGGCTGGCGAAGCCCCGGCGCAGGCCGCAGCCCACGCCAAGGAGGTGCTGGCGCTTGAGACCCGCCTGGCCCAGGCCCAATGGACCCGCGTGGAATTGCGGAATCCCCAGAAGCGCTACAACAAGCGCACGCTGGATCAGGTCGTCCAGGAAGCCCCCGGCTTCGATTGGAAAGGCTACTTCGCCGGGCGTGGCGTGCAGCTGGAGGATCTGAATCTCAGCCAGCCCTCCTTCTTCCAGGCCTTCGGAAAGCTGACCACTGAAGTGCCCGCTGCCCAGTGGCAGACCTACCTGCGCTGGCACGCCATCAGCAGCTGCGCCAGCCTCCTGCCCAAGCCCTTCGGCGATGAGTCCTTCGCCTTCCACGGCAAGATCCTGAACGGCACCCCGGAGCAGGAGCCCCGGGCCAAGCGCGTCGAAGCCGTCACTGACAACACCCTGGGCGAGGCCCTGGGCCAGCTCTACGTGAAGGTGGCCTTCCCCCCCGAGGCCAAGAAGAAGGTGCTCGAGATGGTGGAGAACCTGCGGGTGGCCCTGCGGGAGCGCATCACCAACCTCGACTGGATGGGCGAGGAAACCAAGGCCCAGGCCATCAAGAAGCTCAATGCCTTTGGCGTGAAGATCGGCTACCCCGACAAGTGGAAGACCTATCCCTTCGACGTCCAGCGCGACGACTACTTCGGCAACGTGCGCCGGGCCTCGGCCCATCGCATCCAGGAGAACCTCAAGAAGCTCGGCAAGCCCATCGACCGCACGGAATGGGGCATGACGCCGCCCACCGTCAACGCCTACTACAGCCCCACCATGAACGAGATCGTGTTCCCGGCGGGCATCCTGCAGCCGCCCTTCTTCGACGCAGCAGCCGATGACGCCGTGAACTACGGCTCCCTCGGCTTCGTCATCGGCCACGAGATGACCCACGGCTTCGACGACAGCGGCAGCCAGTTCGACGCCGAGGGCAACCTCAAGAACTGGTGGACCGACGCAGACAAGAAGGCCTATGAATCCCGTACCGATCTCGTGGTCCAGCAGTACGACGCCTATGAACCCCTCAAGGGCGAGCATGTGAACGGCAAGCTCACCCTGGGCGAGAACATCGCCGACATCGGCGGCCTCAAGATCGCCTTCGCCGCCTACCAGAACAGCCTCAAGGGGAAGGCCGCGCCTACCCCCATCGATGGCTTCACCGGGCCCCAGCGCTTCTTCCTGGGCGCCGCCACCGTGTGGCGCAACCACATCCGTGAAGCAGCGCTGTCCGTGCGCCTGAAGACCGATCCCCACAGCCCCGGCCAGCAGCGGGTCAACGGCCCTCTCTCGAACCTGCCCGAATTCTACGAGGCCTTCGGCTGCGCCGATGGCCAGCCCATGAAGCGTGACGCGAAGGTGCGCCCCGCCATCTGGTAG
- a CDS encoding M13 family metallopeptidase, with the protein MKHRPAFLALALVAPLTAQMPYKGFNPANIDTSMKPTQDFFQYAVGAWAKRTTIPPEYDRYGVDQEIDTRTHQILKEIMQTAAMAKAKTGSETQQVGDFYASGMDEAGIEAQGLAPLKPLFARIDTVKDASTLMAVLADLHQRFAFAGFSFGVEQDDKESTRYSLMLSQGGLGLPDRDYYLKDDAKSKEILAAYRAHVAKMLGLARLDAKDADRIVALETRLAKASMTRVEQRDPNAIYHAMTPAQLKAAAPGFPVDLYLKALAIPTPDRFVVRQPAFLAELGRMIQELPADQWRVYLRWHLLRSTASALPKAFEQESFAFYGTRLQGTTAQHPRWKRVMFAADNGLGEALGKLYVQRAFPASSKAKVLEMVENLRTALKARIEGLEWMSAPTKLKAKEKLAAIRVKIGYPDVWRDYTKLNIQPQPYVLNVLETRRFEFQRRLAHLGQPIDRNEWDMTPQTNNAYYSPSMNEIAFPAGILQPPYFDATADDAVNYGNIGATIGHEMTHGFDDEGRQYDADGNLKSWWTAEDEKAYNVRAELVAKQFDAYEPLPGLHLNGHLTLGENIADLGGLKIAWDAWKLSQKGKAPVGKIEGFTPEQRFFLGYAETWRTLTREEATRLRANTDPHSPAKFRVNGPLSNLPEFYEAFGCKDGDPMKRAEKDRPAIW; encoded by the coding sequence GTGAAACACCGACCCGCTTTTCTCGCCCTGGCATTGGTGGCGCCCCTGACCGCCCAGATGCCCTACAAGGGCTTCAATCCCGCGAACATCGACACCAGCATGAAGCCCACCCAGGACTTCTTCCAGTACGCCGTGGGCGCCTGGGCCAAGCGCACCACCATCCCCCCCGAATACGACCGCTATGGGGTGGACCAGGAGATCGACACCCGCACCCACCAGATCCTGAAAGAGATCATGCAGACCGCGGCCATGGCCAAGGCCAAGACGGGTTCCGAAACCCAGCAGGTGGGCGATTTCTACGCCAGCGGCATGGATGAGGCGGGCATCGAAGCCCAGGGCCTCGCCCCGCTGAAGCCCCTCTTCGCCCGCATCGACACCGTGAAGGACGCCTCCACCCTCATGGCGGTGCTGGCGGATCTGCATCAGCGGTTCGCCTTCGCCGGCTTCTCCTTCGGCGTCGAGCAGGACGACAAGGAGAGCACCCGCTACTCCCTGATGCTGAGCCAGGGGGGCCTGGGCCTGCCCGATCGCGATTACTACCTGAAGGATGACGCCAAGTCCAAGGAGATCCTCGCCGCCTACCGCGCCCACGTGGCGAAGATGCTTGGCCTGGCGCGCCTCGATGCCAAGGATGCCGACCGCATCGTCGCGCTGGAAACGCGGCTGGCCAAGGCCAGCATGACCCGCGTGGAGCAGCGCGATCCCAACGCCATCTACCACGCCATGACGCCAGCCCAACTCAAGGCCGCCGCTCCGGGTTTTCCGGTGGACCTCTACCTCAAGGCCCTGGCCATCCCCACTCCTGACCGCTTCGTGGTGCGCCAGCCCGCCTTCCTGGCCGAACTTGGGCGCATGATCCAGGAACTGCCCGCCGATCAGTGGCGCGTCTACCTCCGTTGGCACCTGCTGCGCAGCACCGCCTCGGCCCTGCCCAAGGCCTTCGAGCAGGAATCCTTCGCCTTCTACGGCACCCGGCTGCAAGGCACCACGGCCCAGCATCCCCGCTGGAAGCGCGTGATGTTCGCTGCGGACAACGGCCTGGGCGAGGCCCTCGGCAAGCTCTACGTGCAGCGCGCCTTCCCCGCCAGCAGCAAGGCCAAGGTGCTGGAGATGGTGGAGAACCTGCGCACGGCCCTGAAGGCCCGCATCGAAGGCCTGGAATGGATGAGCGCTCCCACCAAGCTCAAGGCCAAGGAGAAGCTCGCCGCCATCCGCGTGAAGATCGGCTACCCCGATGTGTGGCGCGATTACACCAAGCTCAACATCCAGCCCCAGCCCTACGTCCTGAACGTGCTGGAAACCCGCCGATTCGAGTTCCAGCGCCGCCTGGCCCACCTGGGCCAGCCCATCGACCGCAACGAATGGGACATGACGCCCCAGACCAACAACGCCTACTACAGCCCCTCCATGAACGAGATCGCCTTCCCCGCAGGCATCCTGCAGCCGCCCTACTTCGATGCCACGGCAGACGACGCGGTGAACTACGGCAACATCGGCGCCACCATCGGCCACGAGATGACGCATGGTTTCGACGACGAAGGCCGCCAGTACGACGCCGACGGCAACCTCAAGAGCTGGTGGACCGCCGAAGACGAGAAGGCCTACAACGTCCGCGCCGAGCTGGTGGCCAAGCAGTTCGACGCCTACGAGCCCCTGCCCGGCCTGCATCTGAATGGCCACCTCACCCTGGGCGAGAACATCGCTGACCTGGGCGGCCTCAAAATCGCGTGGGATGCCTGGAAGCTGAGCCAGAAGGGCAAGGCCCCAGTTGGCAAGATCGAGGGCTTCACGCCGGAGCAGCGGTTCTTCCTGGGCTACGCCGAAACCTGGCGCACCCTCACCCGCGAAGAGGCCACCCGCCTGCGCGCCAACACCGATCCCCACAGCCCCGCCAAGTTCCGCGTCAATGGGCCCCTCTCCAACCTGCCCGAATTCTATGAAGCCTTCGGCTGCAAGGATGGCGATCCCATGAAGCGGGCCGAGAAGGATCGCCCCGCCATCTGGTAA